The uncultured Desulfatiglans sp. DNA window AGACCCTGCCCCGGCACCAGCCATTACATCTGCTGCGGCTACCGGATCCTCCATGTCGGGACGAACTGCCCGCTCGACTGCAGCTACTGCATCCTTCAGGCCTACTTCAATGAGCCCAACCTGCGCATCTTCAGCAACCTGGAGGAGAATCTCGCGGAGGTGCTGGCGGAAATCGACGCCCATCCCGACGAGATCTTCAGGGTCGGCACAGGCGAGTTCACCGACAGCCTGGCCCTCGACCCGCTGACCGGCTGGTCTCGGACCCTGCCGCCCCTTTTTGGCTGCCGCCCGAATGCCATCCTCGAGTTGAAGACCAAGACAGACCACATCGAGGGTCTTTTGGAGTCCGATGTCCGGAAACGGATCATCGTCTCGTGGTCGCTCAATGCTCCGTATATCGCGGCGCGCGAAGAGAAGCGCGCCGCCTCTTTGAAACGCCGCCTCGATGCGGCGCGCCGGTGTCAGCAGGCAGGGTTCACCCTCGGCTTCCACTTCGATCCGATGGTCGAGCACCCCGGCTGGGAGGAGGGCTACGCACAGACCGTCGAGCTCATGGACCGTTATATCGACCCGAAGGGGATCATCTGGATCAGCCTCGGAAGTATGCGCTGCATGCCGCAGCTCAAGCCGATCATCCTCCGGCGGCACCCCGGGACCTGTGTCCTGGACGGTGAGTTCGTGTCCGGGCTCGACGGCAAGATGCGGCTTTTCAGGCCGATCCGGGTAGGACTGTACGCCCGGATGGCAGAGCTCCTGGGCAGTTGGCATCCGGACCTGGGCCTGTATCTCTGCATGGAATCGGATACGGTCTGGCGCGAGTCTTTCGGTTGGTCCCCCGGTGATTCGGAGGGCCTGAAGGCCTTTCTGGACAGCCGGGTGAAGCGCTTTTTTGGTTGGTCTAGAAACTGAATTTGTGTTATGAATCAACCTTTAATGCCAAGGGGAGGGAGGCCTATTATGGAGACGCTCAAGGAGAAGGTTCAAAAGGCCCTGGAGAAGGTTCGCCCGTCGCTTCAGGCCGACGGCGGAGATGTCCAACTGGTGGATGTCACTGAGGACGGAGTCGTGAAGGTGAAGTTGATGGGCGCCTGCGGCGGGTGCCCCATGTCCCAGATGACGCTCAAGATGGGGATTGAAAAGATCCTCAGGCACAACGTGCCCGAGGTGAAGCGGGTCGAGCAGGCCTGAGAACGAGGCTGATGCCTTCATAGTGCCGCGGAGCTGCCCGCGAGCGGAAGGTCCGCACGGCGTTTTCAGGAGGGGAAGACGGCTTTCCGCCCCCTTCAAATGAAGTAGTCTCCATCCGGGATTTTCCGGTAGAACTCAGTTTCCAATCCGGAAATGAGGATTTTTCTTTACACGCTGCGCGTGCTCAGTCCCACCCCTGCGGGGCGGGTGCCGGTTTGGCCAATATCAAGGAAATCAAGCGTTTGCGCAGAGGCGACCTGCAGGTCGCCGCACAAGCAAACGTGCAGATTGACGCCGAGATTGGCCAAAAAGACCATTTCCGGATGGAAACGAAGCAGGATGGACTACGGTCATCAGGCGGGGATGGAGGCGACGGAGAAAGAGCACGGCCGGGGGTTCCGGCCGGGAAACGTGAATGCAGGGGGCGGAGCGCCGCCTTCATGCATGTAAAACCCATTCGAAGTCAAGAAGGAGGATGACAAGGACTATGGAGATCAAAAAAATCGGCGTGATTGGAGCCGGAACGATGGGCAACGGCATTGCACAGACCGCGGCATTGATCGGCTGCGATGTGGTTCTGCGCGATGTCCAGGATTCTTTTGTCGAGCGCGGCATGAAAAATATCGAGAAGTTCCTGAGCAAAAGCGTCGACAAGGGCAAGATGCAGGCCGCTGAAAAGGACGCCGTGCTGGGCCGCATCAAGGGCACCACCGATATGAAGCAGCTCAAGGACGTGGACTTCGTCGTCGAGGCGGTGATCGAGGACCTGGACCTCAAGAAGAGCGTTTTCAAGGAACTGGACGAACTGTGCCGGCCGGAGACGATCCTGGCCTCGAATACCTCCTCGATGTCCCTCACTGAGATCGCCGCGGCGACCAAGCGGCCTGACAGGGTCTGCGGCATGCACTTCTTCAACCCCGTTCCGCTGATGAAACTCGTGGAAGTCATCCGCGGTTTTGCGACCAGCGACGAGACCGTGGCCGTTACCACCGCCCTCGCCAAGAAGATGGGTAAGATCACGGTCGAGGTCAAGAAGGATTCCCCCGGCTTCATCGTCAACAGGATCATGATTCCTCACATGCTGGAAGCGATCAAGATCGTCGAAGAGGGGATCGCCAGCATCCCCGACGTAGATATCGCCGTGAAAAACGGATTGAACTACCCCATGGGTCCGTTCGAACTGATGGACCTGACCGGGATCGACATCGCTTACTTCGTGACGGAGTATTTCTACAAGGAACTGAACAAGGAATCGAAATGGGTCTCGCCGAACCTGCTCAAGACCATGATCAGGGCCGGCAAGCTTGGAAGAAAGACCGGCGCGGGCTGGTACGACTACAGCCAGAAGTAACCGCCGGGCGCCGGGACAATGGAGCGCCGGGTTGGACCCGGTGCTCCACACCATGCCGGCAAACGAATCAGGGTGGATCACGGCCTCGGTCAAACCTGGGCGGCGATACACCCTGAAAAGCTCCAGACAGAATAGGAAGGCAGGCGGGATTTCTTCCCGGCCTGCCTTTTTTCGTATGTGCGATCACCTTCCACGAAGGGAAGGGATTACTTGTTTTTATGCCGCATCTTTTTCTTGAGCTTACGGTATTTGTGTTTTCTGATCTTCTTCCGCCGTTTTTTGACCACACTGCCCATTCACGTAACCTCCCAGAAATTAGATCGTTGTTTGTACAATCTGCCGGCCCGAATGTCAAGAGGATAAAAGAAGGAAACGGAGCCGTTCCGGATCGAGTCGACCTATAGATACAAGTTTACATAATATACATTATCGGACACAACATCTCTTGCAAGCCCGTACTCACGGGTGACTCCGTTCCATCTCAGGGCGCAACGTAATCCCTTTCGCCTGGTAAAGACGCCTCTCCGCCAAAGCAATGAGGGCTTCCGCATTCATCCCCTCGGCCAGTTCGGCAAATCCCAAAGCTGCACTCACGCCGCACCGCTCCTTTATGCTCTCGGCGATGCGGTGCCCGACCCGCAAGGCAACCTGGGAATCTGCATCGACCATGATGACAGCGAATTCATCCCCGCCGTAGCGGTAAGCCGAGTCGACGTCCTGGCGGATGCAGCCTTGCAGGGTAGCCCCTACCTTTTCGAGCAAACGATCCCCCGCCGCGTGCCCGTGTTTGTCGTTGAACTGTTTGAATGCCTCGAGATCGAGAAGAATGAGGGAAAGCGGCCATTGCTGTCTGGAGGCGCGTACGATCTCCTGATCGAGAACCGCAAAGAACTGCCTCCTGTTGAAAAGCCCTGTCAGAACATCCGTGATCGAGAGCTTCAACAGTTCGAGCGCGCGGTCCCGCTCGAGGATAGCCCTCATGATCTTTGCCTTGAGCTCCGCCAGTTCGAAGGGTTTGCGAAGGAAATCTGTAGCACCCGCATGTATCGCATCGATAAAGGCATATTCTTCGTAACCCGTAATGGCAAAGCACAAAATTTGGGGTTGAAGCTTGCGCGCCTCGCGGATCAATTCCAGACCATCGACATGTGGCATACGAAGATCGCAGATAAGAAAGGTGTGCAATCCCTCTTCGATCACTTTCAGCGCTTCAACCGGTTTCGAGCACCTATCCACCCTGTACCCCCAGCGGGAAATGGCTTCCTGCAGTACTTGCAGGAATTGTGGATTGTCATCGATAAGAAGAAAGCGCTCGTTTGCGAGATCAACTTGTTTTTCCATGCTATCCGCCACGCTATCCGTTTTGCCTTCAGCACAGAACGATGTATGTCCCAACATGGCCCATCATAGGCTTGATGTTGGGAGTCTGCTTGCCTATTTCCGCCTTTGGAACATAGTTCACGGAGCGGACAGAAAAAACCGTCCTTTTCTCATTCAATGGGTTCACCGCGTAAAGAATGGATAAACGATTCTTTAATCCTAACATGAATAATCTTACCTAAGCATTTTTTATTATACTTGAAATTAACAACTCTATTGCAGCCTGAACGTCCGGAAAACTGCCGCCCCCGGCGGCTTTCACCCTCGACGAGGACTTCGACGGTGGATCCTACCAAAGTCTGGTTCCGTCTCTGGGTAATCGTCTCCTGAATCCGCTGCAGGGTCTCGAGCCTCGCCGCCTTTTCTTCTTCGGAGATCTTCCGGTCCATGCCCGCCGCAGCCGTGCCCGGTCTGTCGCTGTACTTAAAGGAGTACAGATTGTCGAACTGGATCCGCTCGATCAGATCGAGCGTCTGGGCGAAATCCTTTTCCGTCTCGCCGGGGAAACCGACCATGACATCGCTGGTCAAGGCGATGGCGGGCTGGGCGCGCCGCAGCTTTTCCACCAGACGCAGGTAATCTTCCCGTGAATAGCGGCGTCCCATGCGTTTGAGCACACGATCGCTCCCCGCCTGAAACGGCAGGTGAATATGCGGGCAGAGTGCCGGAAGCTCGGCGAAGCAGGCGATCAACTCGTCCGAGAGGTCCTTCGGGTGGGAGGTGGTGAACCGCAGGCGCAGCAGCCCCTCCCGCTCCGCCACCGCCCGCAGGAGATCGGGGAATCGCCGGATGCTGCCGTCTTCCCAGCGGTAGGAATTCACATTCTGCCCTAAGAGGGTGAGCTCTTTGACACCCTCGGCCAGCAGGGCGTCGGCCTCGGAGAGGATGTCGGCGGGGCCGCGCGAGCGCTCCCGCCCCCGCACATACGGGACGATGCAATAGCTGCAGAAGTTGTCGCATCCCTGCGTGACGGCGATGAAGCCGGTCACCCGCCCCTTGAAAAAGTCGTCCTCCAGCCCGCATTCGAACGGGAAATCAGATGTGCCGAGCGCGAGCAGCGGCTCCGCCGCTCCTTTTTCGATCCGCGCCAGGAGCTCGGGGAAAGAACCCAGGGCGCGAGGACCCATGACCAGATTCAAGCCCGGGCAACGCTTCAAGAGCTCAGCCCCCTTCTGCTGAGCGAAGCATCCCATCATCCCGAGGATCATCTCGGGGCGCCGGCGCTTCAGGGAGGCCATCCGGCCCAACATACTGACGGCCTTGTGCTCCGGCTTTTCACGCACGGAGCAGGTGTTGATCAGGACCAGTCGAGCGTCCCTCGGGTCGTCGACAGACTCCCATCCGGCCCTGATCAGCATGCGGGCGGCCATATCGGAATCGTAGACGTTCATCTGGCAGCCCATGGTCTTTATATAAAAGGATCGATACATAAAGACCATGGGCTGCCAGATAGTCGGAATCATATTCATTCATCTGGCAGCCCATGGTCTTTATATAAAAGGATCGATACATAAAGACCATGGGCTGCCAGATAGTCGGAATCATATTCATTCATCTGGCAGCCCATGGTAATGATGTGGAAGCCGCCTTTTCCGCGGGCGGCAGCACTGGATCGAGCGATGAGCTCCCGTGGCCGAGCCTCCCCCGTAGCAATGGATGGTTTCAGTCGATCCAGTTCTTCGATCAAGAGCCCTTCTTTCATGGTGAGTGATGTGAGCAGGTCAGCGACCTCCCCCTCGCAGCCGGGCGCGACGCTGACCGAGATCAGCGCCTCCCGGGGATCGAGGGTCGTCACGGCTGCCATTCCGTCGTAGGATTCGAGCGTGTAGCGGATATAGCTGATCTCGCGGCGTTCGACCCGGAAAATGCGTCTAGTCGTCTCTTTTTCCATTATAGGTGGCGCCGCCCCACATCAGCTTCCGGCGCAGGAGTTTGAAGTAGTTGTGATAGGGCGGCAACAGCAGCCGGATCCCCTGACCGGCTTCGGCGATGGAGACCCTGTCCCCGTACTGGAGTTCAAACCCGATCTGCCCGTCGAAGGTCAACAAGACCCGCTCCTCGCTCTCCTTCCCCATCGTGATGTGGATGGTCGTATCCCGGCTGGGTACGATGATCGGGCGGTTGGTCAGAGTGAAGGGGCAAATGGGCGCCAGGATGAAGCATGCGAGCGTGGGATACACAATCGGCCCCCCTGCGGATAGATTGTAGGCGGTCGATCCGGTGGGGGTGGAGATGATGAGACCGTCCGCGCGAAAGGTTGTCAGCGGGGAGTCGTTGATCCGGACATCGAGATCGATGATCCGCGCCAGCGCCCCCTTGTTGATGACGACATCGTTCAGGACCTGGAAACGGCAGACCTCCCTCCCCCCGCGATGCACGCGCGTTTCGAGCATGGAACGCCTCTCCACCTCCAGCCGCCCGCCGATCATCAGGGCGATGACGGTGTAAAGGTCGCGGAGCGGGGTCGCGGTGAGGAAGCCCAATCCACCGAGATTGACTCCGAGGAGGGGAACACCGTAGCGTCCCACCCGCCTGGCTGCACCCAGCAGCGTCCCATCGCCGCCAAGGACAACCACCCAGTCGACCGTTTTGGGTATCGAGGTCGTTTCCTCCTCAGGGTGGTAGCGGGAGCCCACCGCAACCATCTCTTCGGTGTAGACCTGGATGCCGCAGTTTCGGAACCATTCTCCGAGTTCCCTCGCCGCCTGCCGCGCCGGTTCATGGTGGTGTTTAAAAATAATGCCAACCGAGGAACCCGGTTTCGTCAGGGCCTGCAGATTATCGTTCATCGGCTCCGCTCGCGGGGGTGTCGGCGCCCTTTTGCTTCTCCTGGGCCGGGAAAATCGGCACAATAGCGAAGCGGTTCACATCGACGAGCCCCCGATCCGTCAGCTTGAGTTCCGGAATGACGGGCAGCGCAAGAAAAGAGAGCGCCATGAAAGGTTCCGAGCCCTGAGCGCCCAGCTCGGATGCGGCCTCTTTGACCGTCCTGATCTTTTGTACGAGTCCTTCGAATGGTGCACGGGTCATCAGCCCCGCTACCTCCAGCGGCAGCTCTGCAAGGACGCGGTCTCCGAGGGCCGCCGCCAGGCCGCCGCCGATCTCCCGGAGGCGCATGACCGCACAGTGAATCGAGGCATCGTCCACGCCGACAGCGATCACGTTGTGGGAATCGTGGGCCACGGAGGATGCCAATGCGCCCCGCTTGAGGCCGAAGCCCCGGACCAGCCCGAGCCCGATCCTTCCACTCTCCCTGTGCCGCTCGAATACGCACAGCTTCAGGATATCATTTCCGACGTCGGTCTGCACCCTGCCTTGCGCGGCCGGAACAGGGCTGAGAAGGGTCCGGGTGATCAGCTCCCCTGGAACCAATTCGATCACTCGGGCATCGCCGCCGGCATGCGCGATGGCCAGCCGATCGGACGTGAAAGGCGCCATCCGGAGAGGACTCGGCCGCTCCGGCCTCCCGGGTAAATCGGGCGCGGGCCAGCGCGCCGTCAGGCGCCCCCCCTCCGCCACGAGGCTTCCGTCCTTGAACACCGCCTTGATCTTGAACCGCTCGAGGTCATCTGCCACGACGATATCCGCCCGATACCCCGGCGCCAGCGCCCCCCTGCGACGCAAACCGAAATATTGGGCGGGGTTGATGGTCACCAGGCGAACCGCCGTGACCGGATCAAGGCCAAGACCCACAGCCTTCCTCAGCAGGTAATCGAGATGCCCGCGCTCCGCAAGTTCCTCGGCGTGCAGATCATCGTGCACGAGACAGAAACGGTTCCAGTTCGTCTGGCTGACGAGCGGCAGCAGCGCCAGCAGGTTCCGAGCGCTCGTCCCTTCCCGGATCATCAGCATCATGCCTGCTTCCACCTTCTCACGGCCCTCGGCGAGCGCGAAGCTCTCATGGTCCGAGCCGATCCCGGCCGTGAGGTAGGCCTGCAGATCCCTTCCGGTCAAGCCGGGGCTGTGCCCGTCAACGACGCGATTGCGAAAGAGATCGATCTTCTGGAGGACCTCTTCGTCTCCGGCGAGGACCCCAGGGAAGTTCATCATCTCGGCCAGACCGAGGACCCTGGGTTCGTACAGAAGGGGGGCGAGATCCCCTGAGTGAAGCACCGCCCCGGAGGTTTCCATGTGCGTTGCAGGTACACAGGAAGGGGCCATGAAGAAGAAATCGAAAGGGACGGCACGGCTGTCTTCCAGCATCAGGCGGATGCCGTCCATGCCGAGCACGTTTGCGACCTCGTGCGGATCGGCGATGAGCGCTGTGGCCCCGTATGGAATGAGGGCCGCTGCTAGCGAGCGGGGCATCATCATACTGCTCTCCACATGCAGGTGCCCTTCGATGAACCCCGGAAGGAGAAAATCCCCGGAGACATCCCGCTCCTCCACCCCCCGCAGACCTTCCCCCAGCCCAACGATTACGCCGTCTTTGACCGCAAGATCACGGACATCGATCCCGCCCGAAAAAACGTTGACGACCGAGCCGCCTCGAAGAACGAGATCCGCAGGGATATGCCCCCGCGCCGAGGCGATCCGTCGTCTTTGCAGCTCGATCCGCTCGTTCATGGCCTCCTTTGACGGTCGATCACCAGCCATTCCTCGGTGAGATCGGATGTCGTGTCCACCAGCAGGTGCATGAACGGGGTCGATGGATGGAGCCCCAGCAGGTCGTCGAGATCGACCGGCTCGAATTTCTTCACATTGTTGTCGTAGGCCTGCTCGGTCAACGCGTTGGATTCGTAGTTTTCCTTGGTCCGCTTGGAGATCCGACTCAACGACACCTCGCGTGGGCACTGGGTCTGCTGAATGACCAGGCCCATGCCGGCCACGGCGGCCACTTCCGCAGCCCGCCTTCTGAGCGACTGGGTCACGAAGGTTGCGTCTAGAATGATCCCCTGCCCCTGCGAAGCCAGTTCGTGAGCGCGCCGGAACATTTCGTCATAGACGAGGGTCCGCTTCTGAAAGTTCGCTGCGACCTTCTCGTCAAAGATGTCTTCGTTCTTCAAAACCTCCAGGCGGATGAGATCGGAGCGCAGGATCGTGTAGCCCAGTAGGTCTGCGATGACCTCGGTCGTCTCGGTCTTGTAGCTTGCAGGAAGCCCGCAGGCGATCAGGACGCTGCGCGGCTCCAGATTATTCTGCATGAAAGGGACAAAAGGTTCACGCATATTCGATTCACCTCAAAAATGAATGGACGCTTGCAACCACCAGCCTGGCACGCCGGGACCTGGTGAAGCGGCCAACCCCGGTTTTGCCAACACCAAGCAAATCAAGCGCTTCTGCGGAGGCGACCTGCAGCTCGCCGCACAAACAAACGTGCAGATTGACGCTGAGATTGGCAAAAAAGACCATTTCCGCCCGGAAGCTACAAAATGGCGTCTATCCGGAAATGAGGATTTTTTGCCAATATCAAGGAAATCAAGCGTTTGTGCGGAGGCGACCTGCAGGTCGCCGCACAANCAAACGTGCAGATTGACGCNGAGATTGGCAAAAAAGACCATTTCCGNCNGGAAGCTACAAAATGGCGTCTATCCGGAAATGAGGATTTTTTGCCAATATCAAGGAAATCAAGCGTTTGTGCGGAGGCGACCTGCAGGTCGCCGCACAAACAAACGTGCAGATTGACGCCGAGATTGGCAAAAAAGACCATTTCCGGCTGGAAGCTAGAGGTAGCTGCCAGCCAGTTCAAAATAAGCGCGTGCGCTCCGGACAGCTTTCTCCTTTTCGAACGCCTCGATTCCGGGATCGTCCAACTGGAAGCTGATGACCTTGCCTCTCACAAAGGCCCTGTAAACCTTATAAAAGGTGAGCAGTTCCTCGCCTTCCCCTTCCTCCGCGAATCTCCGGTAGGCTTCCCAGAACAGGTTGGAGAAGGCCGCGCCTCCGTGATAGTCGAGGTCCATCATCAGGAAGGCGACGTCGGCGAGTGTATCCCCGTAGCGAAAACGATCGTTGAACTCGATGCAGTCGAAGATGGGAATCCCGTCGCTCAGGCAGATGTGCTCCATGTGGAGATCCCCATGGCAGTCGCGGACCCTGCCGGCCGCAATCCGTTCTTCGAAGAGCGCCGCATGGTCGCGGTAAAAAGCGACGGTCCATTGCCGCAGCGCCTCGAAAAGGGGCTGGTCGATGCTGGTCCCGCAGTATTTTTCGACCTGGGCGAAGTTCTCATCGGTGTTGACGCGGAAGGCCTCTGCGCGTCCGAAGGCGTCGATTTCGGGAGAGCGTTGGGCGGTCCGGTGGAAATCGGCCAGCACCCGTGCGACACGCTCGACATCCTCCCCGTTCAACTCCCCGCGCGCGAAGACCGCCTTCATCAGG harbors:
- a CDS encoding conserved hypothetical protein (Evidence 4 : Unknown function but conserved in other organisms) — encoded protein: MSAMMEDLLEPAAFPDETRSVSLVQTHISLVFIADAFVYKVKKPVNFGFLDFTSLENRAHACRQEVLLNRRLAPEIYEGVLPVVFDGFRHRVGAGHGAVVDHAVKMRRIPEERLMKAVFARGELNGEDVERVARVLADFHRTAQRSPEIDAFGRAEAFRVNTDENFAQVEKYCGTSIDQPLFEALRQWTVAFYRDHAALFEERIAAGRVRDCHGDLHMEHICLSDGIPIFDCIEFNDRFRYGDTLADVAFLMMDLDYHGGAAFSNLFWEAYRRFAEEGEGEELLTFYKVYRAFVRGKVISFQLDDPGIEAFEKEKAVRSARAYFELAGSYL
- a CDS encoding hypothetical protein (Evidence 5 : Unknown function), with protein sequence MLGLKNRLSILYAVNPLNEKRTVFSVRSVNYVPKAEIGKQTPNIKPMMGHVGTYIVLC
- a CDS encoding conserved hypothetical protein (Evidence 4 : Unknown function but conserved in other organisms); this encodes MEKETTRRIFRVERREISYIRYTLESYDGMAAVTTLDPREALISVSVAPGCEGEVADLLTSLTMKEGLLIEELDRLKPSIATGEARPRELIARSSAAARGKGGFHIITMGCQMNEYDSDYLAAHGLYVSILLYKDHGLPDE
- the hbd gene encoding 3-hydroxybutyryl-CoA dehydrogenase; amino-acid sequence: MEIKKIGVIGAGTMGNGIAQTAALIGCDVVLRDVQDSFVERGMKNIEKFLSKSVDKGKMQAAEKDAVLGRIKGTTDMKQLKDVDFVVEAVIEDLDLKKSVFKELDELCRPETILASNTSSMSLTEIAAATKRPDRVCGMHFFNPVPLMKLVEVIRGFATSDETVAVTTALAKKMGKITVEVKKDSPGFIVNRIMIPHMLEAIKIVEEGIASIPDVDIAVKNGLNYPMGPFELMDLTGIDIAYFVTEYFYKELNKESKWVSPNLLKTMIRAGKLGRKTGAGWYDYSQK
- a CDS encoding NifU-like protein; this encodes METLKEKVQKALEKVRPSLQADGGDVQLVDVTEDGVVKVKLMGACGGCPMSQMTLKMGIEKILRHNVPEVKRVEQA
- a CDS encoding conserved hypothetical protein (Evidence 4 : Unknown function but conserved in other organisms); amino-acid sequence: MREPFVPFMQNNLEPRSVLIACGLPASYKTETTEVIADLLGYTILRSDLIRLEVLKNEDIFDEKVAANFQKRTLVYDEMFRRAHELASQGQGIILDATFVTQSLRRRAAEVAAVAGMGLVIQQTQCPREVSLSRISKRTKENYESNALTEQAYDNNVKKFEPVDLDDLLGLHPSTPFMHLLVDTTSDLTEEWLVIDRQRRP
- a CDS encoding hypothetical protein (Evidence 5 : Unknown function), whose protein sequence is MNMIPTIWQPMVFMYRSFYIKTMGCQMNEYDSDYLAAHGLYVSILLYKDHGLPDERLRFRYGRPHADQGRMGVCRRPEGRSTGPDQHLLRA
- the miaB gene encoding (Dimethylallyl)adenosine tRNA methylthiotransferase MiaB, which codes for MNMIPTIWQPMVFMYRSFYIKTMGCQMNVYDSDMAARMLIRAGWESVDDPRDARLVLINTCSVREKPEHKAVSMLGRMASLKRRRPEMILGMMGCFAQQKGAELLKRCPGLNLVMGPRALGSFPELLARIEKGAAEPLLALGTSDFPFECGLEDDFFKGRVTGFIAVTQGCDNFCSYCIVPYVRGRERSRGPADILSEADALLAEGVKELTLLGQNVNSYRWEDGSIRRFPDLLRAVAEREGLLRLRFTTSHPKDLSDELIACFAELPALCPHIHLPFQAGSDRVLKRMGRRYSREDYLRLVEKLRRAQPAIALTSDVMVGFPGETEKDFAQTLDLIERIQFDNLYSFKYSDRPGTAAAGMDRKISEEEKAARLETLQRIQETITQRRNQTLVGSTVEVLVEGESRRGRQFSGRSGCNRVVNFKYNKKCLGKIIHVRIKESFIHSLRGEPIE
- a CDS encoding hypothetical protein (Evidence 5 : Unknown function) → MTPFHLRAQRNPFRLVKTPLRQSNEGFRIHPLGQFGKSQSCTHAAPLLYALGDAVPDPQGNLGICIDHDDSEFIPAVAVSRVDVLADAALQGSPYLFEQTIPRRVPVFVVELFECLEIEKNEGKRPLLSGGAYDLLIENRKELPPVEKPCQNIRDRELQQFERAVPLEDSPHDLCLELRQFEGFAKEICSTRMYRIDKGIFFVTRNGKAQNLGLKLARLADQFQTIDMWHTKIADKKGVQSLFDHFQRFNRFRAPIHPVPPAGNGFLQYLQELWIVIDKKKALVCEINLFFHAIRHAIRFAFSTERCMSQHGPS
- a CDS encoding Diguanylate cyclase (GGDEF) domain protein, yielding MEKQVDLANERFLLIDDNPQFLQVLQEAISRWGYRVDRCSKPVEALKVIEEGLHTFLICDLRMPHVDGLELIREARKLQPQILCFAITGYEEYAFIDAIHAGATDFLRKPFELAELKAKIMRAILERDRALELLKLSITDVLTGLFNRRQFFAVLDQEIVRASRQQWPLSLILLDLEAFKQFNDKHGHAAGDRLLEKVGATLQGCIRQDVDSAYRYGGDEFAVIMVDADSQVALRVGHRIAESIKERCGVSAALGFAELAEGMNAEALIALAERRLYQAKGITLRPEMERSHP
- a CDS encoding hypothetical protein (Evidence 5 : Unknown function), which gives rise to MVFFANLGVNLHVCLCGDLQVASAQTLDFLDIGKKSSFPDRRHFVASXRKWSFLPISASICTFXCAATCRSPPHKRLISLILAKNPHFRIDAIL
- a CDS encoding hypothetical protein (Evidence 5 : Unknown function) — protein: MVFFANLSVNLHVCLCGELQVASAEALDLLGVGKTGVGRFTRSRRARLVVASVHSFLR
- the ppnK gene encoding putative inorganic polyphosphate/ATP-NAD kinase (Evidence 3 : Putative function from multiple computational evidences); this translates as MNDNLQALTKPGSSVGIIFKHHHEPARQAARELGEWFRNCGIQVYTEEMVAVGSRYHPEEETTSIPKTVDWVVVLGGDGTLLGAARRVGRYGVPLLGVNLGGLGFLTATPLRDLYTVIALMIGGRLEVERRSMLETRVHRGGREVCRFQVLNDVVINKGALARIIDLDVRINDSPLTTFRADGLIISTPTGSTAYNLSAGGPIVYPTLACFILAPICPFTLTNRPIIVPSRDTTIHITMGKESEERVLLTFDGQIGFELQYGDRVSIAEAGQGIRLLLPPYHNYFKLLRRKLMWGGATYNGKRDD
- a CDS encoding hypothetical protein (Evidence 5 : Unknown function), whose product is MANLGVNLHVCLCGDLQVASAQTLDFLDIGQTGTRPAGVGLSTRSV
- a CDS encoding conserved hypothetical protein (Evidence 4 : Unknown function but conserved in other organisms) encodes the protein MSLYPIRKTIVEPESAADPLAAGVVERLAALTGGHPATGAIDDLGKDVLHILRNKGVFLRPCPGTSHYICCGYRILHVGTNCPLDCSYCILQAYFNEPNLRIFSNLEENLAEVLAEIDAHPDEIFRVGTGEFTDSLALDPLTGWSRTLPPLFGCRPNAILELKTKTDHIEGLLESDVRKRIIVSWSLNAPYIAAREEKRAASLKRRLDAARRCQQAGFTLGFHFDPMVEHPGWEEGYAQTVELMDRYIDPKGIIWISLGSMRCMPQLKPIILRRHPGTCVLDGEFVSGLDGKMRLFRPIRVGLYARMAELLGSWHPDLGLYLCMESDTVWRESFGWSPGDSEGLKAFLDSRVKRFFGWSRN
- the ade gene encoding Adenine deaminase is translated as MNERIELQRRRIASARGHIPADLVLRGGSVVNVFSGGIDVRDLAVKDGVIVGLGEGLRGVEERDVSGDFLLPGFIEGHLHVESSMMMPRSLAAALIPYGATALIADPHEVANVLGMDGIRLMLEDSRAVPFDFFFMAPSCVPATHMETSGAVLHSGDLAPLLYEPRVLGLAEMMNFPGVLAGDEEVLQKIDLFRNRVVDGHSPGLTGRDLQAYLTAGIGSDHESFALAEGREKVEAGMMLMIREGTSARNLLALLPLVSQTNWNRFCLVHDDLHAEELAERGHLDYLLRKAVGLGLDPVTAVRLVTINPAQYFGLRRRGALAPGYRADIVVADDLERFKIKAVFKDGSLVAEGGRLTARWPAPDLPGRPERPSPLRMAPFTSDRLAIAHAGGDARVIELVPGELITRTLLSPVPAAQGRVQTDVGNDILKLCVFERHRESGRIGLGLVRGFGLKRGALASSVAHDSHNVIAVGVDDASIHCAVMRLREIGGGLAAALGDRVLAELPLEVAGLMTRAPFEGLVQKIRTVKEAASELGAQGSEPFMALSFLALPVIPELKLTDRGLVDVNRFAIVPIFPAQEKQKGADTPASGADER